A stretch of Crossiella cryophila DNA encodes these proteins:
- a CDS encoding SDR family oxidoreductase — protein sequence MTTQPKTVFVTGASTGFGAAIARRFAGEGARVVATARRKDKLEALAAEFGDLIHPVALDVRDNHAVEQVVAGLPAEFAAIDVLVNNAGLALGLEPAQRASLADWEQMVDTNCKGLMYCTRAVLPGMVERRRGHVVNIGSVAGIHPYPGGNVYGGTKAFVHQFSLNLRSDLHGTGVRVTCVEPGMCGGTEFSLVRFQGDSGKAAGVYDGMQPLTADDIAETVHWVTGQPAHVNVNTIELMPVAQSFAAFQVHRDG from the coding sequence GTGACCACACAGCCCAAGACCGTGTTCGTGACCGGCGCGTCCACCGGGTTCGGGGCGGCCATCGCCCGCCGGTTCGCCGGGGAGGGGGCGCGGGTGGTGGCCACCGCGCGGCGCAAGGACAAGCTGGAGGCGCTGGCGGCGGAGTTCGGGGACCTGATCCACCCGGTGGCCCTGGATGTGCGGGACAACCACGCGGTGGAGCAGGTGGTGGCCGGACTGCCCGCGGAGTTCGCCGCGATCGACGTCCTGGTCAACAACGCGGGGCTGGCGCTGGGACTGGAGCCCGCACAGCGGGCCTCGCTGGCGGACTGGGAGCAGATGGTCGACACCAACTGCAAGGGGCTCATGTACTGCACCCGGGCCGTGTTGCCGGGGATGGTGGAGCGGCGGCGGGGGCATGTGGTCAACATCGGGTCGGTGGCGGGGATCCACCCCTACCCCGGCGGCAACGTCTACGGCGGCACCAAGGCCTTCGTGCACCAGTTCAGCCTCAACCTGCGCAGCGACCTGCACGGCACCGGGGTCCGGGTGACCTGCGTGGAGCCGGGCATGTGCGGCGGGACCGAGTTCTCGCTGGTCCGGTTCCAGGGTGACTCGGGCAAGGCGGCCGGGGTCTATGACGGCATGCAGCCGCTGACCGCCGACGACATCGCCGAGACCGTGCACTGGGTGACCGGGCAGCCGGCGCACGTCAACGTCAACACCATCGAGCTGATGCCGGTGGCGCAGAGCTTCGCCGCCTTCCAGGTGCACCGCGACGGGTGA
- a CDS encoding TetR/AcrR family transcriptional regulator — MVVDETGAVRRRRRAPAMSPEQRRTEIIRSTLPLLATHGLNVTTSQIAKAAGIAEGTVFRAFADKTELITACVEAALRVDELVDQLTAIPPEGPLPGRLAAAVGTMDAYFFRMGSVLSTLATTGYRLDDAKHRAQTKQTERLEHLRPVLTAVAGLLGADGARLRVPTEQAVRFLFGLVVSSGLGRAPRQLDQAEIDDVVGFFLHGALTN; from the coding sequence ATGGTGGTTGACGAGACGGGGGCGGTGCGGCGGCGGCGGCGGGCGCCCGCGATGAGTCCGGAGCAGCGGCGGACGGAGATCATCCGGAGCACGTTGCCGTTGCTGGCCACGCACGGGCTCAACGTCACCACCAGCCAGATCGCCAAGGCGGCCGGTATCGCCGAGGGCACCGTGTTCCGGGCCTTCGCTGACAAGACCGAGCTGATCACCGCCTGCGTGGAGGCCGCGCTGCGGGTGGACGAGCTGGTCGATCAGCTCACCGCGATCCCGCCGGAGGGGCCGCTGCCCGGCAGGCTCGCCGCGGCCGTCGGGACCATGGACGCCTACTTCTTCCGGATGGGCTCGGTGCTCAGCACCCTGGCCACCACCGGTTACCGGCTCGACGACGCCAAACACCGCGCGCAGACCAAGCAGACCGAACGCCTGGAGCACCTGCGGCCGGTGCTCACCGCGGTGGCCGGGCTGCTCGGCGCGGACGGCGCCCGGCTGCGCGTGCCGACCGAGCAGGCGGTCCGGTTCCTGTTCGGCCTGGTCGTCTCCAGCGGCCTCGGCCGGGCGCCCCGGCAGCTCGACCAGGCGGAGATCGACGACGTCGTCGGCTTCTTCCTGCACGGCGCGCTCACCAACTGA
- a CDS encoding single-stranded DNA-binding protein, giving the protein MFETTITVTGRIASEIRVRHTAANARVVSFRLLSRSRRYDKARQEWTNGDSVSLWVNCWEQVASGVTASLRRGDQVVVHGPMSTREYDASDGTRRTSTEMRAEAIGPNLRHCTADVLRPPLYDQPAYPAPTALTPASPTRTDPTPAAPDSAAPDFAAPIPTDTPTDPVPAYSTPTACTPTDSPTAPAVLTALPTPRHPDTPAATPAGSPSAAVRNAALAGRVALGLPTDGSLEDLLTELIDPEREVVPAA; this is encoded by the coding sequence ATGTTCGAGACCACCATCACCGTCACCGGCCGCATCGCCAGCGAGATCCGCGTCCGGCACACCGCCGCCAACGCCCGCGTGGTCAGCTTCCGCCTGCTCAGCCGCTCCCGCCGGTACGACAAGGCACGCCAGGAGTGGACCAACGGCGATTCGGTGTCGCTGTGGGTGAACTGCTGGGAACAAGTGGCCTCCGGCGTCACCGCCAGCCTCCGCCGCGGCGATCAGGTCGTGGTGCACGGCCCGATGAGCACCCGCGAGTACGACGCCTCCGACGGCACCCGTCGCACCTCCACCGAGATGCGCGCCGAGGCCATCGGCCCCAACCTCCGCCACTGCACCGCCGACGTGCTCCGCCCACCCCTGTACGACCAGCCCGCCTACCCCGCCCCCACCGCCCTCACCCCCGCCAGTCCCACCCGCACCGACCCCACTCCCGCCGCCCCCGACTCCGCTGCCCCCGACTTCGCCGCCCCCATCCCCACCGACACCCCCACCGACCCCGTTCCCGCCTACTCCACGCCCACCGCCTGCACCCCCACCGACTCCCCGACCGCCCCCGCGGTCCTGACCGCCCTCCCCACCCCGCGCCACCCCGACACCCCCGCCGCCACCCCGGCCGGCAGTCCCAGCGCGGCCGTCCGCAACGCCGCGCTGGCCGGCCGGGTCGCGCTCGGCCTGCCAACGGACGGCTCCCTCGAAGACCTCCTCACCGAGCTGATCGACCCCGAACGGGAGGTCGTCCCCGCCGCCTGA
- a CDS encoding cytochrome c oxidase assembly protein has translation MAVLVIVGILLALSVAVALTALSPGRVYAEYGLPDPGDVTRFGQSLVRAIAEVCAAIAVGSLLFAVFLTPAQRGGLLAADGYAAVRAAGWAALGWFLAASAMVPLFVANALGKPVSEVLNPTQLIVYIDALEQAKAWVATALLAGLLAIACRIVLSWGWTFAAFAFSLLCLMPVAVTGHSASGGSHDVGTNSLIFHLLATAFWVGGLVALVAHAYRGGGHLQLAYRRFSKLALICWITLAVSGVINALVRLTPAEVFSTPYGTLVLAKIGALGVLGVVGYFQRQRGVRALGADESRSVLMRLGGIEMLLMLATIGIAVALGGTPPPGEISAQPSTTELLIGYNLDGPPTFLALLLDWRFDLLFGTLSIAAALVYLAGVRRLRKRGDAWPVGRTIAWVAGCLTILIATSSGIGRYSPAMFSVHMGSHMLLSMLAPVLLVLGGPVTLALRALPTAGKDAPTGPREWILALVHSPVSRLLTHPLVALALFVGSFYGLYFSGLFDAALPLHWAHLAMNAHFLLAGYVFYWPVIGIDPAPRRLPPLGRLGLVFASMPFHAFFGIALMSGSTVIGASFYHQLALPWVTDLLSDQRLGGGLTWASGELPLLVVVIALLAQWAKADAKDAKRADRHAESDGDADLTAYNEMLKRMAGGKRDG, from the coding sequence ATGGCGGTGCTGGTGATCGTCGGGATCCTGCTGGCCCTGAGCGTGGCGGTCGCGCTCACCGCGCTATCACCCGGCCGGGTGTACGCCGAGTACGGCCTGCCCGATCCGGGCGATGTGACCCGGTTCGGCCAGTCGCTGGTCCGGGCCATCGCCGAGGTGTGCGCGGCGATCGCGGTCGGCTCGCTGCTGTTCGCGGTCTTCCTCACCCCGGCCCAGCGCGGTGGGCTGCTGGCCGCCGACGGGTACGCCGCGGTGCGGGCCGCGGGCTGGGCGGCGCTGGGCTGGTTCCTGGCCGCCTCGGCGATGGTGCCGCTGTTCGTGGCCAACGCGCTGGGCAAGCCGGTCTCTGAGGTGCTCAACCCGACCCAGCTGATCGTCTACATCGACGCGCTGGAGCAGGCCAAGGCGTGGGTGGCCACCGCGTTGCTGGCCGGGTTGCTGGCCATCGCCTGCCGGATCGTGCTGTCCTGGGGCTGGACCTTCGCCGCGTTCGCCTTCTCGCTGCTGTGCCTGATGCCGGTGGCGGTCACCGGGCACTCGGCCTCCGGCGGCTCGCACGACGTCGGCACCAACTCGCTGATCTTCCACCTGCTCGCCACCGCGTTCTGGGTCGGCGGCCTGGTCGCCCTGGTCGCGCACGCCTATCGCGGCGGCGGCCACCTCCAGCTCGCCTACCGCCGCTTCTCCAAGCTCGCGCTGATCTGCTGGATCACCCTGGCCGTCTCCGGTGTGATCAACGCGCTGGTCCGGCTCACGCCAGCCGAGGTGTTCAGCACGCCCTACGGCACGCTGGTGCTGGCCAAGATCGGCGCGCTGGGCGTGCTCGGCGTGGTCGGCTACTTCCAGCGGCAGCGCGGGGTCCGGGCACTGGGCGCGGACGAGTCCCGCTCGGTGCTGATGCGCCTCGGCGGCATCGAGATGCTGCTCATGCTGGCCACCATCGGCATCGCGGTCGCACTGGGCGGCACCCCGCCGCCTGGTGAGATCAGCGCCCAGCCCAGCACCACCGAACTGCTCATCGGCTACAACCTGGACGGCCCGCCGACCTTCCTGGCCCTGCTGCTGGACTGGCGGTTCGACCTGCTCTTCGGCACCCTCTCGATCGCCGCCGCACTGGTCTACCTGGCCGGGGTGCGCAGGCTGCGCAAGCGCGGGGACGCCTGGCCGGTCGGCCGCACCATCGCCTGGGTGGCGGGCTGCCTGACCATCCTGATCGCCACCAGCTCCGGCATCGGCCGCTATTCGCCCGCGATGTTCAGCGTGCACATGGGCAGCCACATGCTGCTGTCCATGCTCGCCCCGGTGCTGCTGGTGCTCGGTGGCCCGGTCACGCTGGCCCTGCGCGCGCTGCCCACCGCGGGCAAGGACGCCCCGACCGGCCCGAGGGAGTGGATCCTGGCGCTGGTGCACTCGCCGGTCAGCAGGCTGCTGACGCATCCGCTGGTCGCGCTCGCGCTGTTCGTCGGCTCCTTCTACGGCCTCTACTTCTCCGGCCTGTTCGACGCCGCGCTGCCGCTGCACTGGGCGCACCTGGCGATGAACGCGCACTTCCTGCTCGCCGGGTACGTCTTCTACTGGCCGGTCATCGGCATCGACCCGGCGCCGCGCCGACTGCCGCCGCTGGGCCGCCTCGGCCTGGTGTTCGCCTCGATGCCATTCCACGCCTTCTTCGGCATCGCGCTGATGAGCGGCTCGACCGTGATCGGCGCGTCCTTCTACCACCAGCTCGCGCTGCCCTGGGTCACCGACCTGCTCTCCGACCAGCGCCTCGGCGGCGGCCTGACCTGGGCCTCCGGTGAGTTGCCGCTGCTGGTGGTGGTGATCGCGCTGCTCGCCCAGTGGGCAAAGGCCGATGCCAAGGACGCCAAGCGGGCCGACCGGCACGCCGAGTCCGACGGGGACGCCGACCTGACCGCGTACAACGAGATGCTCAAGCGGATGGCCGGGGGCAAGCGCGACGGCTGA
- a CDS encoding ATP-binding cassette domain-containing protein, which produces MTELMIRASEVSKTFGKVTALDGVSVEVPQGTVLGLLGHNGAGKTTLVNILSTMFPPSSGTASVAGYDVVAQPTEVRRRIGLTGQFASVDEDLTGTENLVLIARLLGAGRRSARQRAVELLETFDLADAAGRAVKTYSGGMRRRLDLASSLVGQPRMVFLDEPTTGLDPSSRVGMWEVVEGLVAGGTTILLTTQYLDEADRLADSITVLNKGRVVAQGTAAQLKAEVGQRTVAVSLEPGTDPWHAVEAIRRSGKLPTFDPERNSISVPVLASKELVTVVRALDEAGIEPAGLALTEPTLDDVYLALTHSSPSAA; this is translated from the coding sequence ATGACCGAACTGATGATCAGGGCCTCGGAGGTCAGCAAGACCTTCGGCAAGGTCACCGCGCTCGACGGGGTCAGCGTCGAGGTGCCGCAGGGCACCGTGCTCGGCCTGCTCGGGCACAACGGAGCGGGCAAGACGACGCTGGTGAACATCCTCAGCACGATGTTCCCGCCCAGCTCCGGCACGGCCAGCGTGGCCGGTTACGACGTGGTGGCCCAGCCCACCGAGGTACGCCGCCGGATCGGCCTGACCGGGCAGTTCGCCTCGGTCGACGAGGACCTCACCGGCACCGAGAACCTGGTGCTCATCGCCAGGCTGCTCGGCGCCGGCAGGCGCTCGGCCCGGCAGCGGGCGGTGGAGCTGCTGGAGACCTTCGACCTGGCCGACGCGGCCGGGCGGGCGGTCAAGACCTACTCCGGCGGCATGCGGCGCAGGCTGGACCTGGCCTCCAGCCTGGTCGGGCAGCCGCGGATGGTGTTCCTGGACGAGCCGACCACCGGCCTTGACCCCTCCAGCCGGGTCGGCATGTGGGAGGTGGTCGAGGGCCTGGTCGCCGGCGGCACCACCATCCTGCTGACCACCCAGTACCTGGACGAGGCCGACCGGCTGGCCGACTCGATCACCGTGCTGAACAAGGGCCGGGTGGTCGCCCAAGGCACCGCGGCCCAGCTCAAGGCGGAGGTCGGACAGCGCACCGTGGCGGTGTCGCTGGAACCCGGCACCGACCCGTGGCACGCGGTGGAGGCGATCCGCCGCAGCGGCAAGCTGCCCACCTTCGACCCGGAGCGCAACTCGATCAGCGTGCCGGTGCTGGCCTCCAAGGAGCTGGTCACCGTGGTGCGCGCGCTGGATGAGGCAGGCATCGAACCCGCTGGTCTCGCGCTGACCGAACCCACCCTGGACGACGTCTACCTGGCCCTGACCCACAGCTCCCCGAGCGCGGCCTGA
- the ettA gene encoding energy-dependent translational throttle protein EttA, which produces MAEFIYTMRKVRKAHGDKVILDDVSTAFYPGAKIGVVGPNGAGKSSVLKIMAGLDQPNNGDAQLAEGATVGILLQEPPLNEEKTVLGNVEEGVGEIMVKLHRFNAIAEQMATDYSDELMEEMGKLQEELDHADAWDIGSQLEQAMDALRCPPGDAEVTHLSGGERRRVALCKLLLSKPDLLLLDEPTNHLDAESVLWLEQHLASYPGAVLAVTHDRYFLDNVAQWIMELDRGRAIGYEGNYSAYLEKKAERLAVQGKKDAKLHKRLKDELDWVRSNAKARQTKSRSRLSRYEEMAAEAEKTRKLDFEEIQIPPGPRLGNVVVEVESLKKGFDDRVLIDGLSFSLPKNGIVGVIGPNGVGKTTLFKTIVGLEQPDAGVVKVGETVKLSYVDQNRGGIDPKKNVWEVVSDGLDYIKVGHVEMPSRAYVGAFGFKGADQQKPAGVLSGGERNRLNLALTLKEGGNLILLDEPTNDLDVETLSSLENALEQFPGCAVVISHDRWFLDRVCTHILAWEGTDKDESKWFWFEGNFEGYEKNKVERLGADAARPHRVTHRKLTRG; this is translated from the coding sequence ATGGCCGAGTTCATTTACACCATGAGGAAGGTCCGCAAGGCGCACGGGGACAAGGTGATCCTCGATGACGTCTCGACGGCCTTCTATCCGGGCGCGAAGATCGGCGTCGTCGGTCCCAACGGGGCGGGCAAGTCGAGCGTGCTCAAGATCATGGCGGGCCTCGACCAGCCGAACAACGGTGACGCACAGCTCGCTGAAGGCGCCACGGTCGGGATCCTGCTGCAGGAGCCGCCCCTCAACGAAGAGAAGACCGTCCTCGGCAACGTGGAGGAGGGTGTCGGCGAGATCATGGTGAAGCTGCACCGCTTCAACGCGATCGCCGAGCAGATGGCCACCGACTACTCCGACGAGCTGATGGAGGAGATGGGCAAGCTCCAGGAGGAGCTGGACCACGCCGACGCGTGGGACATCGGCTCCCAGCTGGAGCAGGCCATGGACGCGCTGCGCTGCCCGCCGGGCGACGCGGAGGTCACCCACCTCTCCGGTGGCGAGCGCCGCCGGGTCGCGCTGTGCAAGCTGCTGCTGTCCAAGCCCGACCTGCTGCTGCTCGACGAGCCCACCAACCACCTGGACGCGGAGAGCGTGCTGTGGCTGGAACAGCACCTGGCCAGCTACCCGGGCGCCGTCCTGGCGGTCACCCACGATAGGTACTTCCTGGACAACGTGGCCCAGTGGATCATGGAGCTGGACCGCGGCCGCGCCATCGGGTACGAGGGCAACTACTCCGCCTACCTGGAGAAGAAGGCCGAGCGACTGGCCGTCCAGGGCAAGAAGGACGCGAAGCTGCACAAGCGGCTCAAGGACGAGCTGGACTGGGTCCGCTCCAACGCCAAGGCCCGGCAGACCAAGTCCAGGTCCCGGCTGAGCCGGTACGAGGAGATGGCCGCCGAGGCGGAGAAGACCAGGAAACTGGACTTCGAGGAGATCCAGATCCCGCCGGGCCCGCGCCTTGGCAACGTGGTGGTCGAGGTCGAGAGCCTGAAGAAGGGCTTCGACGACCGCGTGCTCATCGACGGGCTGTCCTTCAGCCTGCCGAAGAACGGCATCGTCGGCGTGATCGGCCCGAACGGCGTCGGCAAGACCACGCTGTTCAAGACCATCGTCGGTCTTGAGCAGCCGGATGCCGGTGTGGTCAAGGTCGGCGAGACGGTGAAGCTGTCCTACGTCGACCAGAACCGCGGGGGCATCGACCCGAAGAAGAACGTGTGGGAGGTCGTCTCCGACGGCCTGGACTACATCAAGGTCGGCCACGTCGAGATGCCCTCGCGCGCCTACGTCGGCGCGTTCGGCTTCAAGGGCGCGGACCAGCAGAAGCCGGCGGGCGTGCTCTCCGGTGGTGAGCGCAACCGGCTGAACCTGGCGTTGACGCTCAAAGAGGGCGGCAACCTGATCCTGCTCGACGAGCCCACGAACGACCTGGACGTGGAGACCCTCAGCTCACTGGAGAACGCGCTCGAGCAGTTCCCCGGCTGCGCGGTGGTCATCTCGCACGATCGCTGGTTCCTGGACCGTGTCTGCACCCACATCCTGGCGTGGGAGGGCACCGACAAGGACGAGTCGAAGTGGTTCTGGTTCGAGGGCAACTTCGAGGGCTACGAGAAGAACAAGGTCGAACGGCTTGGTGCGGACGCCGCGCGTCCGCACCGGGTCACACATCGCAAGCTCACACGAGGCTGA
- a CDS encoding ABC transporter permease → MTATIARPELPEVSTPWQGSGLFTQIWVLTGRSLRPVLRDPKTLVFSLMQPLLMLVLFSQVFRVIAEGPMFPKGVAYIDYLLPAIMVTTATMVGVQAGVGLTSDMKNGVLARFRSMPVSPVAVLIARSVADLTRGLIELVVMLIAAALLFGFAPAGGLLGVIGALLLALAVGWSLGWLFLAAAAWLRESTTAQMVGMMALFPLQFASSAFVPIQSLPGWLQVVAEVNPISYAINAARDLALNNPVGSGVTSALVVSAGIAVVGAVLAERGFRRP, encoded by the coding sequence ATGACCGCGACCATCGCCAGGCCGGAGCTGCCCGAGGTGTCCACCCCGTGGCAGGGCAGCGGCCTGTTCACCCAGATCTGGGTGCTGACCGGGCGTTCGCTGCGCCCGGTGTTACGCGACCCCAAGACGCTGGTGTTCAGCCTGATGCAGCCGCTGCTGATGCTGGTGCTGTTCAGCCAGGTGTTCCGGGTGATCGCCGAGGGGCCGATGTTCCCCAAGGGCGTGGCCTACATCGACTACCTGCTGCCCGCGATCATGGTCACCACCGCGACCATGGTCGGCGTGCAGGCCGGGGTCGGGCTGACCAGCGACATGAAGAACGGCGTGCTGGCCAGGTTCCGCTCGATGCCGGTGAGCCCGGTGGCGGTGCTGATCGCCCGCAGCGTCGCCGACCTGACCCGTGGGCTGATCGAGCTGGTGGTCATGCTGATCGCGGCCGCCCTGCTCTTCGGCTTCGCCCCGGCAGGCGGACTGCTGGGCGTCATCGGCGCGCTGCTGCTGGCGCTGGCGGTCGGCTGGAGCCTGGGCTGGCTGTTCCTGGCCGCGGCCGCCTGGCTGCGGGAGAGCACCACCGCGCAGATGGTGGGCATGATGGCGCTGTTCCCGCTGCAGTTCGCCTCCAGCGCGTTCGTGCCGATCCAGAGCCTGCCGGGCTGGTTGCAGGTGGTGGCCGAGGTGAACCCGATCTCCTACGCCATCAACGCCGCCCGCGATCTGGCGCTGAACAACCCGGTCGGCTCCGGCGTGACCTCGGCGCTGGTGGTCAGCGCGGGTATCGCGGTGGTCGGCGCGGTACTGGCCGAACGCGGGTTCCGCCGCCCCTGA